The Periplaneta americana isolate PAMFEO1 chromosome 16, P.americana_PAMFEO1_priV1, whole genome shotgun sequence genome segment agttcgatccaggcccaggtcggtggcatgtgcttaaatgcgacaggcttatgtcagtagatttactggcatgtaaaaaaactcctgcaggacaaaattctggcatatCAGCTGCACTGATAtgacctcggtagttgcgagcgtcgttaaataaaccataatcttTTAACTAACTTCACAGAAATAATTAAGCACAGCTCAGAAACTAAGGAACATTGGAGTATACATCCACCCCTTACAGCAGCCAGTCTAGCATTGAGACCACCAACCGAGAACTGCGTCATCAGCGTATTAGTCACAAGGTCATCTGGGAGCGGCAAGCGGCAACTCTCCAGTACAGTTAAAAGATATTCCTTATATATGTTGACTAGATATGTTTCTGAACTGTAGCTGTCCTACCATCAGTAATCATAATGTGAATCAGCTGGTATTCTCTGATGTCTGGAGCCAATTTTGGGGTAATTTTTATTCAGTTTGCACATTTGAAGGTTAATTGCATGCAACTAAGTGtgtttttctccgctccacccatccttcatcatatgataacgcagaattcctgcacggaaatatcatatgtacttcggtacatcataataataagtgTTGCTTGTTAAACTAacttaaaattaacaaataaataaactttgaatttatttttagaagGGAAAATAGGTAGCAAGAGCTTAAGGTACATATTTACACTTGGGagaaaaatttgcaatttttatccaatgtttttaactttttttccctgATTACTATATGCTaaatgaagaattaaaaaaaaaataaacacctCAAATGTTTTTGGTGGCAGGCAGGCAATTTTTTTGAAGTGAAAACAGAGATTTGTTTGTTTTAGTCCTTGGTCCACAtttttatgttagaacaaaaATTTTTTCACTGTCTTACTCCTAAAGGAACACAGAATAAGCTGTGAATACAGTTTTTCCTTATCTTATTCCATTAAAGAAacagtcattttattttatgaaaatttcaaacattaaaatttttagtctttgagttttaaattaattttcttaaagaGTAGGACAATGTTTGTAGTTTGGTACTTACATATATTAATCCGCTTCATTTTGGTGCTTGAATAATGTAAATACCTCAGttctaagtgcactttgtgttaacattagtgttgtaaaatcCTGTAAAACTGAATATAGAAAGAATCATCATCCGGAGggataaaaaattgtaaaaccaaaTACACACAGGTTCctgactgtatgaaaaataatacagttaAATTCTACCGCCTGAttcgaattgttattacatgaaaaatatttaaaatttaaagagtGTGACAGATTGAcacttgcagaactgcacttccggtttaaagaaatGCTGTTTTCCCTGAATAAAATCTCAGCTAATTAGTTCATGGAGGCAAAACtgataaattttttaaaattagaaacTTCAAGCTTTCAGTTGACACTGATAtaaaaactgaattttttaagaaaaattaaaaatgaaggtgaaataAGTACCTTATGTAATCGAAATGCATATTGCCTCTATCACTGCAAAACACCTCGAAACACATTTaattgaggacatcacccgaataaggacgtatacagaaaaatatagttctgatataaactgaTTTCAATGTTTGTAATCTGTCAGGTTGACCATAGTTGCGTCGAAAAActttttcattactgttaaatagtttcgaggatatttaaCATAAAACTATTGAAACTTAAGAGCAAATAGTGtgttctgctattagtaaataaatataatatggaactttgtatacgccctttttccggcgacaatatgttttagtactctttttaattattctgatattctaggtgtctaactttgcatgaaaattaattatatatgggaacatctcgtactttattaataattttgtcttaaaaagtaaaatgaaataaattcaacaaaataaaatatacatttaccataacatgttaaataaaaatattgaataattacacaagtaggcctacaaaataacattacatttttagtttatggGTTTCTTGTCtttatgtatttttcttctttatacaTCATCACTATTGTTGCTAGAGTCATCTTCACCATTGTGTGATGATATCCTGGCTTTATTCAGCATTGAGTTCAGCCAACTTTGGCCATCTTCATCTAAAAACTGTAAGAGATCTCTTCAGTCCTCCGCCTTGGAGGGTTTCAAAGACACTGGGTTCATTTGCGTtggactcaaaaaagtttcagctGCGACACTTCCATTCCCGTCTTCCAAATCttgaaggaaacaaatgatgCAGACTATGAGGTTCAAGCTGAAAATACCCCTGATGTCCTGTATTGCAGTTGTTTATACTTTTTCATCATGATTGTATGAGGACGATTTAAGTGTGTACCCGTGTTATCATTGAAGATGTCACCGGAaaccagtttattctgaactgttGTTAATCGTTTCTCTGAAATTTGCAATAGGTTCGATAGAAAGTTTTaactacattaatttttttacctCCATTACAGAAAACTCTGTCTCTCCAAACATTATCCCTATTCTTAGtttttagattcactctttcaaggcaaGGAGTAATAAAATGATATCGTTCTAACTTCGAATTCATGTCCCAAAAGCGTTTAAAAATAGAGAGttgatcgtcctttgaaatttcatgtgtacacattTACATACATCATCTTTTTAGAGGTGTAAATGACTTCTCTACCATGTCCTTGCCTGTACAATTTGTGTATGACTTGCCACTGTgtctattaatttttctttcttcggttttccatttacttttgctcacaaaGTTCTTTTTTCCCATATTTTCGGTAACGATTCACTGCTGCATCTGACAACCTGAAGCAGGCCTAAACATCGAATACTAGCCTACTACAGTACGGCTTGCAACAGCATGTGATGCCACTGTAGTAGgtgcgttcacttgttcaacgtaAACTCGTAACGTTGTGTCCTGTGTTACGTATTGGagctagacttacgaaaatttactacAGTGTACTATACGCATTCAACTGTCTAATCCCTTGATCATCGGAAAACGGGCGTATTACGATATATATTACGGTATTCGGGTGAAATCAATTATAACATAATGTCAAACCAGtattaaaagctattttgtcaaaGATCCGAGCTGTATTGATTATGTTCGCTATTTTGAATGTTACAGCTTTCACTAATAACACATTTTGTTTGCAGCATAATAAACGCTAAAGAGCATCAAATGCtacaagtgaaaaatacaattgcGGAATATAATGTCCTGGCGGAGAATTCTTCGTATGAGAGAGTGCACGATTCCAAAATTCACGAACGACTCCTTAAAATAAGGAAGGAAGATTCCCGCAATCATACAGAAACATTTACTAGCACCTGTAATACCAGTGACAAGATGTTACCAACCCTAGACAATCTCAGCACACAATCACTTCCACACACAGATGGCACTGCATTCAAATGCAATCTTTGTGGAACGTATTTCTCCGATAAGCAGCATTTGAACACGCACACACGCGAGCATAACGTCGAAAAGCCACTCACATGCAATATCTGTGGAAAATCTTTCACCAAGGCCGGGAATCTGAAAAACCATATAGAATATCACACGGTCAAAGAGCCTTTGAAATGTGAATTCTGTGAAAAAACGTTCACACGTACTGATTCCCTCAGGGAGCATATTCTAATGCACACCGGAAATgaaccattcaaatgcgaagtGTGTTCGAAACGTTTTACCAGATCTAGTAACTTCAAGGAGCATATGCGCAGGCACAGGGGCGAAAAGCCGTTCAAGTGTGATTTCTGTGATGCAGGTTTCGCAGATTCAGGAACCCTTAAATACCATATACGTTCGCATACTGGAGAAAAACCATACAAGTGCGAGAGTTGTGGCAAATGTTTCACGGCAGCAAAGACCCTCAGAGGGCATACAAATAaaaacatggggaaatgttcggATATTCATGTTCCCAGACCCTATAGGCGCAGACTCACAGAGAAGACAtttaaatgtgatatttgtgagaAATATTTCTCAACAGCGCAAAGTCTCGGTGTTCATATGCGTAAACACATTTGCGAGAAGGGATACCAATGCGAGATGTGTGGAAGATGTTTTTCCGAAGCTTTTATTCTCAGTGATCATATTCGCACGCACACTGGAGAAAAGCCGTTTCCTTGTTTAACCTGTggtaaatgttttacaaaatcaTCATCCCTTGCGCGCCACGTACGTACGCACACGGGCGTGAAGCCTTTGAAGTGCAATAATTGTGACAAATGTTTTTGGTTTTCGAGTTGTCTCAGGAAGCATATGCGTTCGCACACTGGTGAGAAGCCATTCAAGTGTGatatttgtggaaaatgtttttctttgtctTCTACGCTGACAGTCCATATACGCACGCACACTGGACATAGACCATTTAAATGCGACGGGTGTGGGAAATGTTTCTCACAGTCAGGAAGTTTAAATATCCATGCGCGTAACCACTGTCCGAAGAAAATTCGGGATAATTGACATGGTTCTGTTATATATATAGAATGTTTCTCAATTCAACAGAAGTTTAAGTGATTGTACAAGGGTCCTAggtaagtattttgagataggcAACTAGGTGTCTCTGGGTTCAaatttaaacattcattcataatgttctgtttttcactgcaaacccagcattctccagtctttcctattgtctgcctCCCTCTTTGTCTTCACATATGATCCGTAAAtcaatgtcgtccatcatctgatatcttctgtcctgaattctcccgttcaccattccttccggtgcatccttaagtaggcagtttcttctcagccaaagacccaaccaattccttttcctctttctgatcagtttcagcagcattctttcttcatccactctttccaacacagctttattttttactttgtccatttcacacgctccattctccatatccacatttcaaatgcttctattcgcttctcttcacttcgtcgtaatgtacatgtttttgccccatacaatgctacactacacacaaagcacttcactactcttccttagttctttctctagagctccgcagaagatactcctttttctattaaaagcgtgctttgccattgctattctccattTGACTTATTGGcatcagctcatgttactgcttatagtacaccctaattgtttgaagatgtccacttgctttactgcctctttgtaattcgcaagtttatcttctttacctgtcgacctgattggcgagttggtatagcgttggccttctatgcccaaggttgcgggttcgatcccgggccaggtcgatggcatttaagtgtgcttaaatgtgacaggctcatgtcagatttactggcatgtaaaagaactcctgcgggacagaattccggcacatccggcgacgctgatataacctctgcagttttttttatttcattttattcggttattttacgacgctgtatcaacatctaggttatttaacgtctgaatgaaatgacggtgataatgccggtgaaatgagtccggggtccagcaccgaaagttacccagcatttgctcgtattgggttgagggaaaaccccggaaaaaacctcaaccaggtaacttgccccgaccggcattcgaacccgtgccacctggtttcgcggccagacgcgctgaccgttactccacaggtgtggaccctctgcagttgcgagcgtcgttaaataaaacataacatttagcttCACTATCATATCCTCTAGTATCATCTTTTGTGCTAACAACGACATATCAGCAGCAAAtattacgcactttattcttcttcctctaactatcactcctcctatgttctgaaagcagttcttcactaaatcctccaagtagatgttaaacagaGTAGTTGATGAAGGGCATTCTTGTACTCCTCtcgctatttcacttccttctgacatttcttttcctatcctgactttgactcgttgcttcatataaaggttattgaacagcctcctctctttccaatccactccaattttctttaggatccccatcagtttatttaaATCCACTTTGTGAAACACCTTTTCTATATCCACAAATACTAAAGATGTTTATGTTAATTCTTACACACAAAAACAGCACATACTCTTCTCGACATGCTGGGCTAAGATTCTACCAGGATTTGCCACTAGATGCGCATGTGTTAGGATTTATTGCGATATATTGCAAGTATCCGGTAGCAAGTTTGTTCCAGCACGATTCacaatcgattctgaactgcctgctcatgctcAGTAGGTCATTGTGCGTTCCAAGAAGACTTGAACTAATCCTGAATTCCCAGTTTCCTGTTCCAACTTGCTatagaacgagtgaaattggttctcgattaagagcacgAACTGAAAATTGtgaactgttgacgcatgcgcagatggctTACTCTGAGGTTAAGGTTAAAATGTTTTGAGGCTAGGcagattaaaattgaaaaatattcgatCATgtgtgatttggaaggtgattaatgatatattttattcctagacgtacccgtgcactccgctgcacccattagaaataaatataaagtaattacataattaaaataggacgtttgatccagggaacattcgtgtttgatagaaggataaatcgtttattatgttacttaatttaaattgtattaaaaaattaaaatgccatcattttgatccagagaccattcatttggtgcaatgacaattcctttaacatgtttcttaattgttattacatgcaaccatagtttaatgaagattgacatataatttagttttaatgtgtatactttatattacttgctatatgtatcaattgaattatggtaataacttaattttcatctttgttttttacgtcttcagtaaatggcgcttggcccactatggttccgaacccttcaaataacttaaatagtgatatagcatatatagtgatatataattatatttctttctttcgaaaatgtaagaattcaggaTCCCctatgtatctttttttttttagtaggttattttacgacgctttatcaacatctaagattatttagcgtctgaatgatatgaaggtgataatgccggtgaaatgagtccggggttcaacaccgaaagttacccagcatttgctcatattgggttgagggaaaaccccggaaaaaacctcaaccagataacttgtcccgatcgggaatcgaaccctggccacctggtttcgcggccagacgcgctaaccgttactccacaggtgtcgaccCCTATGtatcattgccatggaatgaataaatgtgttttttcttcctactcaaaaattttatattttgcacataggagttattgcagaaacaacaacgctataatctgaggtggcggtgaaaatgtattgtattaatattttaaaagtattgtaTATAATTAGTTTtcgatattactttatacaaacacagaaacattctctgtaggctttgtttaataactttctattattgttgtccaaggccccttatagatgaagtcatttgttacCTTTCAATTACAGGCCAATAGGTGGCAtcgctattttaattttaaaactcatttatctcattaaatatcagtcctgtcaaacttttgcttagaataaaacttatcggaaatcatttttaaagaaacgtttgttatgtaacatttttcacgaaaatcaataataagagagatatttcgatttatataattcaagcctccttataaccccccccccccttttaaataaaatattttgaatgtcatatagcctaaattctaagttacaacgaacttaatttatattccaattttcatataaattggttcagccattatcgcctgaaaaggtaacaaacatcca includes the following:
- the LOC138692084 gene encoding zinc finger protein ZFP2-like isoform X1, which gives rise to MDVIKTEPEFDPLAIESSDISSIDQGNVLSDEGNLLIPYDFQTTAESTDHSYSPNCEVKIEETPDTIAFPVVKCESERETFDMVAEGEDNKLEVTKQEYKNSAESIINAKEHQMLQVKNTIAEYNVLAENSSYERVHDSKIHERLLKIRKEDSRNHTETFTSTCNTSDKMLPTLDNLSTQSLPHTDGTAFKCNLCGTYFSDKQHLNTHTREHNVEKPLTCNICGKSFTKAGNLKNHIEYHTVKEPLKCEFCEKTFTRTDSLREHILMHTGNEPFKCEVCSKRFTRSSNFKEHMRRHRGEKPFKCDFCDAGFADSGTLKYHIRSHTGEKPYKCESCGKCFTAAKTLRGHTNKNMGKCSDIHVPRPYRRRLTEKTFKCDICEKYFSTAQSLGVHMRKHICEKGYQCEMCGRCFSEAFILSDHIRTHTGEKPFPCLTCGKCFTKSSSLARHVRTHTGVKPLKCNNCDKCFWFSSCLRKHMRSHTGEKPFKCDICGKCFSLSSTLTVHIRTHTGHRPFKCDGCGKCFSQSGSLNIHARNHCPKKIRDN
- the LOC138692084 gene encoding zinc finger protein ZFP2-like isoform X2; translated protein: MDVIKTEPEFDPLAIESSDISSIDQGNVLSDTTAESTDHSYSPNCEVKIEETPDTIAFPVVKCESERETFDMVAEGEDNKLEVTKQEYKNSAESIINAKEHQMLQVKNTIAEYNVLAENSSYERVHDSKIHERLLKIRKEDSRNHTETFTSTCNTSDKMLPTLDNLSTQSLPHTDGTAFKCNLCGTYFSDKQHLNTHTREHNVEKPLTCNICGKSFTKAGNLKNHIEYHTVKEPLKCEFCEKTFTRTDSLREHILMHTGNEPFKCEVCSKRFTRSSNFKEHMRRHRGEKPFKCDFCDAGFADSGTLKYHIRSHTGEKPYKCESCGKCFTAAKTLRGHTNKNMGKCSDIHVPRPYRRRLTEKTFKCDICEKYFSTAQSLGVHMRKHICEKGYQCEMCGRCFSEAFILSDHIRTHTGEKPFPCLTCGKCFTKSSSLARHVRTHTGVKPLKCNNCDKCFWFSSCLRKHMRSHTGEKPFKCDICGKCFSLSSTLTVHIRTHTGHRPFKCDGCGKCFSQSGSLNIHARNHCPKKIRDN